In Microplitis mediator isolate UGA2020A chromosome 2, iyMicMedi2.1, whole genome shotgun sequence, a single window of DNA contains:
- the LOC130664087 gene encoding constitutive coactivator of PPAR-gamma-like protein 1 homolog isoform X1, translating into MGIQDFQTFLDSNCVAGGAVTVDLLKIARQVIQRQRNRLNKAQSLQSPLLRLVLDAECCLDRLYGGYFSDWACGGQWNRMLQFLAILIQATELSGVDLVVFFNGCNEAPRRSEWIQQQLQMRNKVNNVLKHIATKGTPPPKIWWTPPVCLRTSLRMALRHLKVSVMCSMDDHHQEVIAYCRENNFNGLVADDGEYAAFDPPRYFSSEQLKLTYKGSLDTKEYLMSEVNKSLGVSAERSCILAALLGNYILTEQELTDFYKRLNINITGPNKTNIDQSIKIIAAFVKDLPSICKDVVAQKVFGSLTDPRCSKLYQSVQYYINGTKEGFLHYKTSKPNKACKPEAKKPVVNKQSSAETAVIDGNCTMGTSRFASETAESERESLDAYNQATANAKAAPQIVIEPPGLQSQVDGDNAKTEDDQHAAEPTVNGTHNNLLSSSSSGSSSSATSPSHVTTEQPKTSEKPISIPTTVPEVMRTASERHQKGLMSPHIYQILATGEIKLPVLLEDENNCEFPSIHVIYRPVRQMVYAILFNLHHQIFMATKNKEKGDHEKIEVPDIVIKEWIWSKTNPYQSPELIKAEQIGWGVPTIQRLWFGTGIEDKRRRLRGFLTCMKSDTSLMLNISYVPQHLLVMSCVLRYIMSFSDKIKILRRQELDAFIVQAFSPDLMNPQYLQDLQLPLVTFRGVQLATLFMAGVETALLANDACGAPIPWLMCCPWLFFDGKLFHHTLARAAVAKNLLELCGGHIDRVVKVERMRKAITEGFNPVYARPPQPPITPNIIPGFRPLPLTSNGLPVSCALNDNQSRARINRPGNILPRELIRRSVPSRGGQLEIAGVVVGQWGANYGQPGRIQGHQPLQGHLRGRFPPQLQIVDALVPLPRLNARMFQSRGGNNSIATRGKKTQMKATSKKKSAVKKNQENDTKKDSKNRDNTDDEVNADAFSKLSVKDVNAKEKTAGSNQQTDSVVNGGSKPQEKGQGDASLNASQTVKEN; encoded by the exons ATGGGTATACAAGATTTTCAAACTTTCTTAGACAGTAATTGCGTAGCAGGAGGTGCAGTTACCgtggatttattaaaaattgcacgGCAAGTTATTCAGAGACAGCGAAATCGCCTTAATAAAGCTCAATCATTGCAATCACCATTATTGCGTCTTGTTCTGGATGCCGAGTGTTGTCTAGATCGTCTTTACGGTGGATATTTTTCAG aCTGGGCGTGCGGTGGACAATGGAATCGTATGCTCCAGTTTCTCGCTATTTTAATTCAAGCGACTGAGCTGTCAGGAGTTGACTTGGTGGTATTTTTCAATGGTTGCAATGAAGCTCCACGTCGCTCTGAGTGGATTCAGCAGCAGCTTCAGATGCGTAATAAAGTTAATAAT gTTTTAAAACACATTGCCACTAAAGGAACCCCACCACCTAAAATTTGGTGGACACCTCCTGTTTGTTTACGCACTAGTTTACGTATGGCATTACGTCATTTGAAAGTATCTGTG atgTGTAGTATGGATGATCATCATCAAGAAGTTATTGCATATTGtcgtgaaaataattttaatgggCTCGTTGCCGATGACGGAGAGTATGCAGCTTTTGATCCGCCTCGTTATTTTTCTTCAGAACAATTAAAACTAACGTACAAAGGGTCTTTGGACACTAAAGAATATTTAATGTCAGAAGTTAATAAATCACTTGGAGTATCAGCAGAACGATCTTGTATACTAGCTGCATTACTcggaaattatattttgacaGAACAAGAACtaactgatttttataaaagattgaatataaatataactgggccaaataaaacaaatattgatcaatcaattaaaataatagcgGCATTTGTTAAAGATCTTCCGTCAATTTGCAAAGACGTTGTGGCTCAAAAAGTATTTGGCTCACTGACTGATCCTAGATGTTCAAAACTTTATCAGTCCGTCCAATATTATATTAACGGAACCAAGGAAGGTTTTTTGCATTACAAAACATCTAAGCCAAATAAAG cttGCAAACCAGAAGCTAAAAAACCGGTTGTAAATAAACAAAGTTCGGCAGAAACAGCGGTGATTGATGGAAATTGCACCATGGGAACATCACGATTTGCTTCAGAAACTGCTGAAAGTGAACGTGAAAGTTTGGACGCGTACAATCAAGCAACGGCAAATGCTAAAGCAGCGCCGCAAATTGTCATTGAACCACCAGGGCTTCAGTCTCAGGTAGACGGTGACAACGCTAAAACTGAAGATGACCAGCATGCTGCAGAGCCAACTGTAAATGGTACACACAACAATTTACTGAGTTCATCAAGCTCCGGTAGCAGCTCATCAGCCACCTCACCATCCCACGTCACTACTGAGCAACCCAAGACATCTGAAAAACCCATCAGTATTCCAACTACTGTTCCCGAAGTTATGAGAACTGCTTCTGAACGTCATCAGAAAGGTTTAATGTCACCTCATATCTATCAAATACTCGCTACTGGTGAAATTAAACTTCCCGTATTACTGGAAGATGAAAATAACTGTGAATTCCCGTCTATTCACGTCATTTATCGACCGGTAAGACAAATGGTCTatgctattttatttaatctccaccatcaaatatttatggcgactaaaaataaagaaaaaggag accatgaaaaaattgaagtgcCTGATATTGTAATTAAAGAATGGATATGGTCAAAAACAAATCCATATCAATCGCCAGAACTTATTAAAGCTGAACAAATAGGATGGGGTGTACCAACAATCCAGCGTCTGTGGTTCGG aactggaattgaagacaaacgcCGCAGACTTCGCGGATTCCTCACGTGCATGAAGTCAGATACATCCCTCATGTTGAATATTTCTTATGTACCCCAACACTTGCTGGTCATGTCTTGTGTACTAAG ataCATCATGAGTTTTtcggacaaaataaaaatattgcgGCGTCAAGAACTCGATGCTTTTATTGTTCAAGCATTTTCTCCGGATTTAATGAACCCTCAGTACCTCCAAGACCTTCAG ctTCCGCTTGTAACATTCCGTGGGGTTCAACTGGCCACCTTGTTCATGGCCGGTGTAGAGACAGCCCTTTTAGCTAATGATGCTTGTGGTGCTCCGATTCCTTGGCTCATGTGCTGTCCCTGGTTGTTCTTTGATGGAAAGCTGTTCCATCACACACTAGCACGTGCTGCGGTGGCTAAAAATCTTCTTGAGCTCTGTGGGGGTCACATTGATCGCGTTGTAAAAGTTGAAAGAATGCGTAAAGCAATCACTGAAGGTTTTAATCCTGTATACGCTCGACCACCACAGCCACCAATAacaccaa ATATAATTCCTGGCTTCCGACCGCTGCCACTGACATCAAATGGTCTGCCAGTTAGTTGTGCATTGAATGACAATCAAAGTCGTGCTCGTATCAATCGTCCAGGAAATATTTTGCCACGTGAATTAATTCGCAGATCTGTACCATCGCGCGGTGGACAGTTGGAAATTGCTGGAGTCGTTGTTGGTCAATGGGGCGCTAATTACGGTCAGCCAGGAAGGATCCAAGGTCATCAGCCATTACAAGGACATCTTCGTGGAAGATTTCCTCCAcag CTCCAGATTGTGGATGCATTG GTGCCATTGCCGCGTTTGAATGCTCGTATGTTTCAATCACGAGGAGGCAATAATTCAATTGCAACTCGTGGAAAGAAAACTCAAATGAaa gcAACGAGCAAGAAGAAGTCTGCGGTTAAGAAAAATCAAGAAAACGATACGAAGAAAGATTCGAAAAATCGAGACAATACAGATGACGAAGTTAATGCTGATGCCTTTTC taAATTATCGGTAAAAGATGTAAATGCCAAAGAAAAAACAGCAGGATCTAATCAACAAACTGACAGTGTTGTCAACGGTGGTAGCAAACCCCAGGAGAAGGGTCAAGGTGATGCATCTCTCAATGCATCGCAAAcggtaaaagaaaattaa
- the LOC130664087 gene encoding constitutive coactivator of PPAR-gamma-like protein 1 homolog isoform X2: MGIQDFQTFLDSNCVAGGAVTVDLLKIARQVIQRQRNRLNKAQSLQSPLLRLVLDAECCLDRLYGGYFSDWACGGQWNRMLQFLAILIQATELSGVDLVVFFNGCNEAPRRSEWIQQQLQMRNKVNNVLKHIATKGTPPPKIWWTPPVCLRTSLRMALRHLKVSVMCSMDDHHQEVIAYCRENNFNGLVADDGEYAAFDPPRYFSSEQLKLTYKGSLDTKEYLMSEVNKSLGVSAERSCILAALLGNYILTEQELTDFYKRLNINITGPNKTNIDQSIKIIAAFVKDLPSICKDVVAQKVFGSLTDPRCSKLYQSVQYYINGTKEGFLHYKTSKPNKACKPEAKKPVVNKQSSAETAVIDGNCTMGTSRFASETAESERESLDAYNQATANAKAAPQIVIEPPGLQSQVDGDNAKTEDDQHAAEPTVNGTHNNLLSSSSSGSSSSATSPSHVTTEQPKTSEKPISIPTTVPEVMRTASERHQKGLMSPHIYQILATGEIKLPVLLEDENNCEFPSIHVIYRPVRQMVYAILFNLHHQIFMATKNKEKGDHEKIEVPDIVIKEWIWSKTNPYQSPELIKAEQIGWGVPTIQRLWFGTGIEDKRRRLRGFLTCMKSDTSLMLNISYVPQHLLVMSCVLRYIMSFSDKIKILRRQELDAFIVQAFSPDLMNPQYLQDLQLPLVTFRGVQLATLFMAGVETALLANDACGAPIPWLMCCPWLFFDGKLFHHTLARAAVAKNLLELCGGHIDRVVKVERMRKAITEGFNPVYARPPQPPITPNIIPGFRPLPLTSNGLPVSCALNDNQSRARINRPGNILPRELIRRSVPSRGGQLEIAGVVVGQWGANYGQPGRIQGHQPLQGHLRGRFPPQVPLPRLNARMFQSRGGNNSIATRGKKTQMKATSKKKSAVKKNQENDTKKDSKNRDNTDDEVNADAFSKLSVKDVNAKEKTAGSNQQTDSVVNGGSKPQEKGQGDASLNASQTVKEN; encoded by the exons ATGGGTATACAAGATTTTCAAACTTTCTTAGACAGTAATTGCGTAGCAGGAGGTGCAGTTACCgtggatttattaaaaattgcacgGCAAGTTATTCAGAGACAGCGAAATCGCCTTAATAAAGCTCAATCATTGCAATCACCATTATTGCGTCTTGTTCTGGATGCCGAGTGTTGTCTAGATCGTCTTTACGGTGGATATTTTTCAG aCTGGGCGTGCGGTGGACAATGGAATCGTATGCTCCAGTTTCTCGCTATTTTAATTCAAGCGACTGAGCTGTCAGGAGTTGACTTGGTGGTATTTTTCAATGGTTGCAATGAAGCTCCACGTCGCTCTGAGTGGATTCAGCAGCAGCTTCAGATGCGTAATAAAGTTAATAAT gTTTTAAAACACATTGCCACTAAAGGAACCCCACCACCTAAAATTTGGTGGACACCTCCTGTTTGTTTACGCACTAGTTTACGTATGGCATTACGTCATTTGAAAGTATCTGTG atgTGTAGTATGGATGATCATCATCAAGAAGTTATTGCATATTGtcgtgaaaataattttaatgggCTCGTTGCCGATGACGGAGAGTATGCAGCTTTTGATCCGCCTCGTTATTTTTCTTCAGAACAATTAAAACTAACGTACAAAGGGTCTTTGGACACTAAAGAATATTTAATGTCAGAAGTTAATAAATCACTTGGAGTATCAGCAGAACGATCTTGTATACTAGCTGCATTACTcggaaattatattttgacaGAACAAGAACtaactgatttttataaaagattgaatataaatataactgggccaaataaaacaaatattgatcaatcaattaaaataatagcgGCATTTGTTAAAGATCTTCCGTCAATTTGCAAAGACGTTGTGGCTCAAAAAGTATTTGGCTCACTGACTGATCCTAGATGTTCAAAACTTTATCAGTCCGTCCAATATTATATTAACGGAACCAAGGAAGGTTTTTTGCATTACAAAACATCTAAGCCAAATAAAG cttGCAAACCAGAAGCTAAAAAACCGGTTGTAAATAAACAAAGTTCGGCAGAAACAGCGGTGATTGATGGAAATTGCACCATGGGAACATCACGATTTGCTTCAGAAACTGCTGAAAGTGAACGTGAAAGTTTGGACGCGTACAATCAAGCAACGGCAAATGCTAAAGCAGCGCCGCAAATTGTCATTGAACCACCAGGGCTTCAGTCTCAGGTAGACGGTGACAACGCTAAAACTGAAGATGACCAGCATGCTGCAGAGCCAACTGTAAATGGTACACACAACAATTTACTGAGTTCATCAAGCTCCGGTAGCAGCTCATCAGCCACCTCACCATCCCACGTCACTACTGAGCAACCCAAGACATCTGAAAAACCCATCAGTATTCCAACTACTGTTCCCGAAGTTATGAGAACTGCTTCTGAACGTCATCAGAAAGGTTTAATGTCACCTCATATCTATCAAATACTCGCTACTGGTGAAATTAAACTTCCCGTATTACTGGAAGATGAAAATAACTGTGAATTCCCGTCTATTCACGTCATTTATCGACCGGTAAGACAAATGGTCTatgctattttatttaatctccaccatcaaatatttatggcgactaaaaataaagaaaaaggag accatgaaaaaattgaagtgcCTGATATTGTAATTAAAGAATGGATATGGTCAAAAACAAATCCATATCAATCGCCAGAACTTATTAAAGCTGAACAAATAGGATGGGGTGTACCAACAATCCAGCGTCTGTGGTTCGG aactggaattgaagacaaacgcCGCAGACTTCGCGGATTCCTCACGTGCATGAAGTCAGATACATCCCTCATGTTGAATATTTCTTATGTACCCCAACACTTGCTGGTCATGTCTTGTGTACTAAG ataCATCATGAGTTTTtcggacaaaataaaaatattgcgGCGTCAAGAACTCGATGCTTTTATTGTTCAAGCATTTTCTCCGGATTTAATGAACCCTCAGTACCTCCAAGACCTTCAG ctTCCGCTTGTAACATTCCGTGGGGTTCAACTGGCCACCTTGTTCATGGCCGGTGTAGAGACAGCCCTTTTAGCTAATGATGCTTGTGGTGCTCCGATTCCTTGGCTCATGTGCTGTCCCTGGTTGTTCTTTGATGGAAAGCTGTTCCATCACACACTAGCACGTGCTGCGGTGGCTAAAAATCTTCTTGAGCTCTGTGGGGGTCACATTGATCGCGTTGTAAAAGTTGAAAGAATGCGTAAAGCAATCACTGAAGGTTTTAATCCTGTATACGCTCGACCACCACAGCCACCAATAacaccaa ATATAATTCCTGGCTTCCGACCGCTGCCACTGACATCAAATGGTCTGCCAGTTAGTTGTGCATTGAATGACAATCAAAGTCGTGCTCGTATCAATCGTCCAGGAAATATTTTGCCACGTGAATTAATTCGCAGATCTGTACCATCGCGCGGTGGACAGTTGGAAATTGCTGGAGTCGTTGTTGGTCAATGGGGCGCTAATTACGGTCAGCCAGGAAGGATCCAAGGTCATCAGCCATTACAAGGACATCTTCGTGGAAGATTTCCTCCAcag GTGCCATTGCCGCGTTTGAATGCTCGTATGTTTCAATCACGAGGAGGCAATAATTCAATTGCAACTCGTGGAAAGAAAACTCAAATGAaa gcAACGAGCAAGAAGAAGTCTGCGGTTAAGAAAAATCAAGAAAACGATACGAAGAAAGATTCGAAAAATCGAGACAATACAGATGACGAAGTTAATGCTGATGCCTTTTC taAATTATCGGTAAAAGATGTAAATGCCAAAGAAAAAACAGCAGGATCTAATCAACAAACTGACAGTGTTGTCAACGGTGGTAGCAAACCCCAGGAGAAGGGTCAAGGTGATGCATCTCTCAATGCATCGCAAAcggtaaaagaaaattaa